The genomic region AAGGTTGATGTTTAAATATTTCCTCACAAATCCTATTTACATACTGCGCATCTAAAGTGTCTATTTTTCTGATCAGACCGGCTAATTCAGAAGTTTCACTATTGTCCTTTTCATTATAAGTCACTTTCTTCATAATTATATTTTAGTATAGGATTCTTGTGGTATCTCTCAAGGGAAGCTTGCTAAGCTTTTTGATAGCCGGGCAATAACTCCTCCAGTTTTTGGATGCTATGATTAGGTATTCTTTGCAGAGTATCCTCTAACCACTGTTGGGGATTCACACCCTGCATTTTACAACTCCCAAAGAAGGAATATAACATAGCCGCATTTTGCGCAGCCTTGTGAGAGCCTGCAAACAAGAAATTTTTTCGGCCGAGAGCCAATGGACGAATAGCATTCTCAATAAGGTTGTTATCCAATTCGATCCTGCCATCTTCAAAGATCACCTCGAACTTAGGATATTGATTTATAAAATACGTCATGGCTTTCCCCATCGCACTTTTAGGTAACACCTTAAACTGTTCTTCCTGGATCCAGGTTTTGATCTGTTGCAGTAGCGGCAGCACCTTTTGTAATCTTAGTTCCTTTCGCATCTCTGCATCCCCGGCTGCTGCTTCTTTGATCGCTCGTTCCTCCCTATAAATTTCACTAAATATCGCTAGTGCTTTTTCTGCCCTTGCTTGATCCTGGTCCCGGGCATCCACAAATTTTCGCCTGGCATGCACCAGGCAACCGGCCATAGTAATATCCGGATCTAACCCGATTTTATCATATACCGTGTAACCATCGCATTGAACGTACCCTTTATACCCATCAAGGAGTTCCTTGGGACCATGTTGCCCGCGTCCTTTGCGGTAATTAAAGAGCACCAGTTTTTGCAAGGGGTCGTGATAGACCCATTGATAGCCTTGATGTGTGCTGCCTTTTTTATCACTATCCAGCACCTTTATCGGGTCGAGTAGACAAGGGGAATTTCACCCCAAGTCTCTCACAGCACCGTACGTGATAGTCTCCCATCATACGGCGCTTCCAGATTAACGGTACAATTAGTAAGGTTTTATATCTAAGACAGGTTTCCAATGCTCAAACAATTGTGGGTTAGTCTTGTACACATTTTTTAGCCATTTTCGAGCTTGCACTCTACTGCGCTTTCTGTACCTCCTAATCCATCTAACTATTTTCCTGTTTAACCAATACCATAGTCCACGGGTTGTCCATTTCGAATACTTGCAAAAATATTGATACCAGCCCCTTATCATAGGGTTGATTATCTGTGCCAGTTCTTGGATGGATCCCCGAAACTTTCTATTGACAACCTTCTTAAGTCTTCGCCTTGCTTCTTTCTTTGAGGCGTGGCTCATTACTGGAAAGTAAGTCAGTTTCCAACCATTTTTGGTTGGTCGTCTGAGGGGGCGGAACGTGTAACCGAGAAAATCAAAACTTGTATTCTTGTGACTTTCGCTGTGCACGTGATTCTTGCAATACACAATGTGAGTTTTCTCACTATTGAGTTCCAACTTACAAGCTTTCATCCGTTTAGAAACAGCCTCTCTAATGAAATATGCTTGTTTCTCTGATGTGCAATGTATGATGGCATCGTCGCAATATCGTTCGAAAGGCATATTGGAGTGATGGATTTGCATCCATTTATCGAATGCAAAGTGAAGAAATATATTGGCAAGTAGCGGACTAATGACGCCGCCTTGAGGAGTACCTTTTATTCTATCGGTGATTTCACCTTCTCTGGATACTCCTGTTTTCAACCACCTTCCAATATACATCAACACCCATTTCTCTTTTGTATACCTTTCTACTGCCTTCATCAGTAGGGTATGGTCAATGTTATCAAAGAATCCACGAATATCAAGGTCTACCACCCAACTGTAATAACCACATCTGGACACTGTTTTCTCCAGTGCCTGATGCGCACTTTTCCTGGGTCTGTATCCATAACTATTCTGATGAAAACTGCTTTCCACCTTGGGTTCTAAGTAACTTTTAATCACCTGTTGCGCAATGCGATCCGATACCGTAGGAATTCCGAGACTGCGAAAGCCTCCTGTTTTCTTGGTTATACGAACTTCCTTTACAACAGGCGGAAAATAACTGCCTGAGGTCATACGGTTCCAGATTTTATACAAATTTCCAGAGAGGTTCTCCCTAAAATTCTGTAAACTCTGTCCATCGACTCCGGCACTGCCCTTTTTGGACTTTACTTTCTTGTACGCATCCAATACCATTTTCTTGGTTATTGGATGTTGTTTTGTTTCATAATAATCAATCATCCTTCTTTCAAAGTTGTGTCTTACATAAAACTAATCTGGCTAAGCCCTTCCCTCCATCTCCATTACAGAGACTTCTGCAGTACTACGGCTTAGTCCGCCTCTGTACAGTTCATTGGTTTTCTGCCTCACGGGGTTTCCGCTTGTGCATTTCCCTTACCATCCCTGTACAAATTCCCTTGTTCCGTTAGATCGCCTATTTCAGTGTCCTGCCACCTCTGTACCGCCTGTCACTTAGTCAACTTCAGGTTACTGCCACTAAGTTTTATTCTCGGAGAAGAAACACAATTCTCCGATTTCGACAGAATCTGGCGATATCGGTACTTTAACTTAACCAGTGATTCACTTTCGTTCAGCTCACTGAAATTCACCTGACGAGTATTCTCTCGCCTTTTCCTTGTCGCTCAGCACCTCATTCTTTCGAAATAAAGCACCACAAGGTGGTTTGTAGGGTCTGTCTGTCAACCCCTACGGTGGGTCTACCACCATCAATCTAACAGCCTGCGGCATTACTTTAGGCCGCTTCAAGGCACACACT from Zunongwangia profunda SM-A87 harbors:
- the tnpC gene encoding IS66 family transposase; this translates as MLDSDKKGSTHQGYQWVYHDPLQKLVLFNYRKGRGQHGPKELLDGYKGYVQCDGYTVYDKIGLDPDITMAGCLVHARRKFVDARDQDQARAEKALAIFSEIYREERAIKEAAAGDAEMRKELRLQKVLPLLQQIKTWIQEEQFKVLPKSAMGKAMTYFINQYPKFEVIFEDGRIELDNNLIENAIRPLALGRKNFLFAGSHKAAQNAAMLYSFFGSCKMQGVNPQQWLEDTLQRIPNHSIQKLEELLPGYQKA
- the ltrA gene encoding group II intron reverse transcriptase/maturase; translation: MIDYYETKQHPITKKMVLDAYKKVKSKKGSAGVDGQSLQNFRENLSGNLYKIWNRMTSGSYFPPVVKEVRITKKTGGFRSLGIPTVSDRIAQQVIKSYLEPKVESSFHQNSYGYRPRKSAHQALEKTVSRCGYYSWVVDLDIRGFFDNIDHTLLMKAVERYTKEKWVLMYIGRWLKTGVSREGEITDRIKGTPQGGVISPLLANIFLHFAFDKWMQIHHSNMPFERYCDDAIIHCTSEKQAYFIREAVSKRMKACKLELNSEKTHIVYCKNHVHSESHKNTSFDFLGYTFRPLRRPTKNGWKLTYFPVMSHASKKEARRRLKKVVNRKFRGSIQELAQIINPMIRGWYQYFCKYSKWTTRGLWYWLNRKIVRWIRRYRKRSRVQARKWLKNVYKTNPQLFEHWKPVLDIKPY